Below is a genomic region from Thermodesulfobacteriota bacterium.
CTCGCACCAAGTTTCGCCGCAACGATCGAAAGTATTCCGCTTCCACAACCCGCATCGAGCACACTCTTAGAATCGGCATCTTCCAGCAAACGCTCGATGAGCTTTATACACAGTCTTGTTGATTCGTGATGACCGGTCCCAAAAGCCAGAGAAGGGTTAATTTCAACTACAATTTCTAGACCGGTTGGACGATATTTTTCCCATGGAGGTCTTATAATTATCCTGTCGCTGACCTTTACTTTCTCCAATTTCGTCTTCCACAAGTCCCAACTCGATTTATCAAATTCTTCCACATTCATATTATCGATTGAAATTCCCTGCATAATGCTATCCAAGAAGCCGACATAATCCTCTAACTTCTCCATGACATGATTAATATCAATAACCTGCGAGAAATATCCAGAGACCTCAACTTTCCCATTATCCAGTGGATCCTCGGCCACAGAAAAGGCATCGAGTCCGAGAAGAAAATCGGAAACTAATGATTTACCCTCTTCGGGGACAACGACAGACAATTTCACGAGTTTGAACATTATTCCTTCTCAATAGCCCATTTTTAATTAAATTAAGTATACATGAGTAAGGGGCTTACCTTTGCCTCCATTTCTGGGCTAGCAATATTCTCTTGCACCTTGGATGAGAGAAGGCCCCTTCAGGCTCATCCTTTTGGTGATTGACAATAAGTACATTTACAGATCATTCTCAAATGATATAATTTTTCCCATGGAGTTTTCGAAGCTTCGCTTTTTTAAGGACATTTTAGAAGGAAAAATAATCCAGCTTTTAGGCTCTGCAGGAAAGACCATGAGTCAAATGATCAACGAAGGCGACCCATTTCCCGACCCAGTCGATAGAGCTATGTCTGAATCCGGAAGAAACATTGAGCTAAGAAAACGTGATCGAGAAAGAAAGCTGATTCAAAAGATTACAAAAGCAATTCAAAAGACCGAAGATGGA
It encodes:
- a CDS encoding 50S ribosomal protein L11 methyltransferase is translated as MFKLVKLSVVVPEEGKSLVSDFLLGLDAFSVAEDPLDNGKVEVSGYFSQVIDINHVMEKLEDYVGFLDSIMQGISIDNMNVEEFDKSSWDLWKTKLEKVKVSDRIIIRPPWEKYRPTGLEIVVEINPSLAFGTGHHESTRLCIKLIERLLEDADSKSVLDAGCGSGILSIVAAKLGARRVVAFDIDEIAVRETKKNLKINSISDNVNLVCGYIESIKGKYDLVVANISVEELLNMRDELKSRLSEEGLLIFSGIPFSRRDEVLIGMETSSLILREEFRDGDWIALVFGVD
- the dksA gene encoding RNA polymerase-binding protein DksA, producing MEFSKLRFFKDILEGKIIQLLGSAGKTMSQMINEGDPFPDPVDRAMSESGRNIELRKRDRERKLIQKITKAIQKTEDGTYGICEECGNEISESRLRVRPEATLCIKCKEEQEEKEKQFGL